A single Fusobacterium perfoetens ATCC 29250 DNA region contains:
- a CDS encoding dTMP kinase, whose amino-acid sequence MGKIIVIEGTDSSGKETQTNRLFEKLLLDKLNVKKITFPNYDSPACAPVKMYLAGEFGETPLKVNPYPISTMFAIDRYASFKKDWEEFYNNNGVIVTDRYVQSNIIHQASKLATKEEKRKYIEWLEDLEFEKIGIPRADLVIFINMPLEFAKILMANRKNKITGEEKKDIHERDEEYMRKSYENACEVAKTQGWTEVNCVENGRLKTIEEISEEIYKIVKNKLEER is encoded by the coding sequence ATGGGAAAAATAATAGTTATAGAAGGTACAGATTCTAGTGGAAAAGAAACTCAAACAAATAGACTTTTTGAAAAATTATTATTAGATAAATTAAATGTAAAAAAAATAACTTTTCCTAATTATGATAGTCCAGCTTGTGCACCTGTAAAAATGTATTTAGCTGGTGAGTTTGGAGAAACTCCATTAAAAGTTAATCCATATCCAATTTCAACTATGTTTGCTATTGATAGATATGCTTCTTTTAAAAAAGATTGGGAAGAATTTTACAATAATAATGGAGTAATAGTTACAGATAGATATGTTCAATCAAATATAATTCATCAGGCTTCAAAGTTGGCGACAAAAGAAGAAAAAAGAAAATATATTGAGTGGCTAGAGGATTTAGAATTTGAAAAAATTGGAATTCCTAGAGCTGATTTAGTAATTTTCATAAATATGCCACTTGAGTTTGCTAAAATCCTTATGGCTAATAGAAAAAATAAAATCACAGGAGAAGAGAAGAAAGATATTCATGAAAGAGATGAGGAATATATGAGAAAATCATATGAAAATGCTTGTGAAGTTGCAAAAACTCAAGGTTGGACAGAAGTTAATTGTGTAGAAAATGGAAGATTAAAAACAATAGAGGAAATATCAGAGGAAATATACAAAATTGTAAAGAATAAATTGGAGGAAAGATAA
- a CDS encoding peptidylprolyl isomerase codes for MAIRKFRKQMKVITVIITVAFIVSSLALYVMNHITYSSTKNYALKINGNKIKIEDVLRSKNMISNNFKNEIDEDIVGTLALDQVIENELVQEMADSLKIKISSKDINNEYNNLESNFKDKEQFKRMLTAQGYTKASLKKELERSMKSIKLKETIGGNISVTDEEIEEFYEENKFTMLQGLSLEESKEQIRGYLKEEKAGELYQKEITKLKEKMVITDVDPQFTNYLEKTKVEKEGITFTNVDYNKIYITFISNGVPKDKALEETDRFIDTQIKILKKAEEYQVKLEEGLPISLQVKEAYDGIYNAIEKKITPTQEELNSYFEKNRARYDIQPSADAYISFVKIEPSDLDKANSEKKAKEILVTVTPENFASIAKEKSDYPSSANGGELGWFTKEQMVSEFSEAAFKGEAGKIYPEVVNTVFGSHIIYVQEKDGDKVKASHILVKNEISQETIANKLKEVQEQAEKISNGELTFGDLPLDKYLNTNLFNGITDQGYIPGLGYKENLTNEIYKAPLNKVVAKNLDGEIFLFQKVNEIKPRKVDLSEVKENVERDYKAQKATEKIQEVLK; via the coding sequence ATGGCTATTAGAAAATTTAGAAAACAAATGAAAGTTATAACTGTAATTATAACAGTAGCTTTTATTGTTTCTTCATTAGCATTATATGTAATGAATCACATAACATATTCATCAACTAAAAATTATGCTTTAAAAATAAATGGAAACAAAATAAAAATAGAAGATGTATTAAGAAGTAAGAATATGATATCAAATAATTTTAAAAATGAAATAGATGAAGATATAGTAGGAACTTTAGCTTTGGACCAAGTAATAGAAAATGAACTTGTTCAAGAAATGGCTGATAGTTTAAAAATAAAGATTTCATCTAAAGATATCAATAATGAGTATAATAACTTAGAATCTAATTTTAAAGACAAAGAACAATTTAAAAGGATGTTAACAGCTCAAGGTTATACAAAGGCTTCTTTAAAGAAAGAATTAGAAAGAAGTATGAAAAGTATAAAACTTAAAGAAACAATAGGTGGAAATATTAGTGTAACAGATGAAGAAATAGAAGAATTCTATGAAGAAAATAAATTTACAATGTTACAAGGACTTTCTTTAGAGGAAAGTAAAGAACAAATAAGAGGATATTTAAAAGAAGAAAAAGCAGGAGAATTATATCAAAAAGAGATTACTAAATTAAAAGAAAAAATGGTTATTACAGATGTTGACCCACAATTTACAAACTACTTAGAAAAAACAAAAGTAGAAAAAGAGGGAATTACTTTTACTAATGTAGATTATAATAAAATTTATATTACATTTATAAGTAATGGAGTTCCTAAAGATAAAGCTTTAGAAGAAACAGATAGATTTATTGATACACAAATAAAGATATTAAAAAAAGCAGAAGAATATCAGGTTAAATTAGAAGAGGGGTTACCAATTTCTTTACAAGTAAAGGAAGCTTATGATGGTATTTATAATGCTATAGAAAAGAAGATAACTCCTACACAAGAAGAATTAAATAGTTATTTTGAAAAAAATAGAGCAAGATATGATATACAACCATCAGCTGATGCTTATATTTCTTTTGTAAAAATAGAGCCATCTGATTTAGATAAAGCAAATTCTGAAAAAAAAGCTAAAGAGATATTAGTAACTGTAACACCAGAAAATTTTGCAAGTATTGCAAAAGAAAAATCTGATTATCCAAGTTCAGCAAATGGAGGAGAATTAGGTTGGTTTACAAAAGAGCAAATGGTATCAGAGTTTTCTGAGGCAGCTTTTAAAGGTGAAGCGGGAAAAATATATCCAGAAGTTGTTAATACAGTTTTTGGTTCACATATAATTTATGTACAAGAGAAAGATGGAGATAAAGTAAAAGCTAGTCATATTTTAGTAAAAAATGAGATTTCTCAAGAAACTATTGCTAATAAATTAAAAGAAGTTCAAGAACAAGCAGAAAAAATTTCTAATGGGGAATTAACTTTTGGAGATTTACCATTGGATAAATATCTAAATACTAATTTATTTAACGGAATCACAGACCAAGGATATATTCCAGGATTAGGATATAAAGAAAATTTAACAAATGAAATTTATAAAGCTCCTTTAAACAAAGTTGTAGCTAAAAATTTAGATGGAGAAATTTTCCTTTTCCAAAAAGTGAATGAAATAAAACCTAGAAAAGTAGACTTATCAGAAGTAAAAGAAAATGTTGAAAGAGATTATAAAGCTCAAAAAGCAACAGAAAAGATACAAGAGGTTTTAAAATAA
- a CDS encoding sigma-54-dependent transcriptional regulator, which yields MKKSVLAISERKEVLKEIRKELVKYYEVITFNNLLDGLDMLRESDFDVVLLDQYLTWFNFIDAKKKLNGLGKEFVTIGLIDEETDEILDELEKAGIYSYALKPINGEEIVKLIKPALVNIENVKKYKKLKEKIAELEEQKEIIGQSIKIKEVKAKVEKMATTDLPILITGEAGVGKTLVAREIYRKSDRRRKDFYTLNCGTMTSEVLERELFGYERGAFPGAISSKKGILEEIDGGTLFIDEIAGIDIKIQSRILKVIEYGEYRKVGGTRAKRADVRFIVSTDKDLRDEIEKGKFRKDLYHRLNGFKIEVPPLRDRREDIPLLANYFLTGISKDLNKPIPVLSGEVMKYLLEYAFPGNIRELRNMLERMIILSDERIIDIENLPLEIKMKSDTVENKTVSGIGPLKEILEKEIFSLDDVERVVIAMALQRTRWNKQETAKILGIGRTTLYEKIRKYKLDDK from the coding sequence ATGAAAAAGTCAGTATTAGCAATATCTGAAAGAAAAGAAGTTTTAAAAGAAATTAGAAAAGAATTAGTTAAATATTATGAAGTTATAACTTTCAATAACTTACTTGATGGATTAGATATGTTGAGAGAAAGTGATTTTGATGTGGTATTATTAGACCAGTATTTAACATGGTTTAATTTTATTGATGCAAAGAAAAAATTAAATGGATTAGGGAAAGAATTTGTAACAATTGGTCTTATAGATGAAGAAACAGATGAAATTTTAGATGAATTAGAAAAAGCTGGAATTTATAGTTATGCTTTAAAACCAATTAATGGAGAAGAAATAGTAAAACTTATAAAACCAGCATTAGTAAATATTGAAAATGTAAAAAAATATAAAAAATTAAAAGAGAAAATAGCTGAATTAGAAGAACAAAAAGAAATAATAGGACAATCTATAAAAATAAAAGAAGTAAAAGCTAAAGTAGAAAAAATGGCAACAACAGATTTACCTATACTAATTACAGGAGAAGCTGGGGTTGGAAAAACTTTAGTTGCTAGAGAAATCTATAGAAAAAGTGATAGAAGAAGAAAGGATTTTTATACTTTAAATTGTGGAACAATGACAAGTGAAGTATTAGAAAGAGAATTATTTGGATATGAAAGAGGAGCTTTCCCAGGAGCTATATCTAGTAAAAAAGGTATTCTAGAAGAAATTGATGGAGGAACTTTATTTATAGATGAGATAGCTGGAATAGATATAAAAATCCAATCAAGAATTTTAAAAGTTATTGAATATGGAGAGTATAGAAAAGTTGGAGGAACTAGAGCTAAAAGAGCTGATGTAAGATTTATAGTTTCTACAGATAAAGATTTAAGAGATGAAATTGAAAAAGGAAAATTCAGAAAAGATTTATATCACAGATTAAATGGATTTAAAATAGAAGTTCCACCTTTAAGAGATAGAAGAGAGGATATACCATTATTAGCAAACTATTTTTTAACAGGAATTTCTAAAGATTTAAATAAACCAATTCCTGTACTTTCAGGAGAAGTAATGAAATATTTATTAGAATATGCTTTCCCTGGAAATATTAGAGAATTAAGAAATATGTTAGAAAGAATGATAATCTTATCAGATGAAAGAATAATTGATATTGAAAATCTACCTCTTGAAATAAAAATGAAATCTGATACAGTTGAAAATAAAACTGTCTCAGGAATTGGACCATTAAAAGAAATATTAGAAAAAGAAATATTTAGTCTTGATGATGTTGAAAGAGTTGTTATTGCTATGGCATTACAAAGAACTAGATGGAATAAACAAGAAACAGCTAAGATTTTAGGAATAGGAAGAACAACTTTATATGAAAAAATCAGAAAATATAAATTAGATGATAAATAA
- a CDS encoding M50 family metallopeptidase, whose protein sequence is MKILISLLVLGVIILIHELGHFLSARLFKIPVEEFSVGMGTEVYTYDGMKTKYSFRAIPIGGYVNIKGMDLEDKSEDGFNLRPAYQRFIVLIAGVFMNFLLAYTILFGMIYTSGEIKIDERPVVGKVISEKNTTLQEGDLILEIEGKKINTWWDIKETINSLDNSKDLEKNILIERDGEKKEIVTKLTKNNENNKYYLGISPEYHIEKYGIGESLNLALKGFGNILDSLKMMINGEVKREEISGPIGIINIVGEASKLGIGTLLWLVAVLSINIGIFNLLPFPALDGGRLIFVILEILKIKVNKKVEERIHYGGIIIIFMLIIFITANDFMNLIR, encoded by the coding sequence ATGAAAATTTTAATTTCCTTACTCGTTTTAGGCGTTATTATCTTAATACATGAGTTAGGACATTTTTTAAGTGCTAGATTATTTAAAATACCTGTGGAAGAATTTTCTGTAGGAATGGGAACAGAAGTGTATACTTATGATGGAATGAAAACTAAATACTCTTTTAGAGCAATTCCAATAGGTGGGTATGTAAATATTAAAGGTATGGACTTAGAAGATAAAAGTGAAGATGGATTTAATTTAAGACCAGCTTATCAAAGATTCATAGTTTTAATAGCTGGAGTTTTTATGAACTTTTTATTAGCTTATACAATATTATTTGGAATGATATATACAAGTGGAGAGATAAAAATAGATGAAAGACCTGTAGTAGGAAAGGTAATTTCAGAAAAAAATACTACACTACAAGAGGGAGATTTAATATTAGAAATTGAAGGTAAAAAAATAAATACTTGGTGGGATATAAAAGAAACTATAAACTCTTTAGATAATTCAAAAGATTTAGAAAAAAATATATTGATAGAAAGAGATGGAGAAAAAAAAGAAATAGTTACAAAATTAACTAAAAATAATGAAAATAATAAATATTATTTAGGGATATCTCCAGAGTATCATATAGAAAAATATGGAATAGGTGAAAGTTTAAATTTAGCTTTAAAAGGTTTTGGAAATATATTGGATAGTTTAAAAATGATGATAAATGGGGAAGTAAAAAGAGAGGAAATAAGTGGACCTATTGGAATAATAAATATAGTAGGAGAAGCTAGTAAATTAGGAATTGGAACTTTACTGTGGTTAGTGGCAGTTCTTTCAATAAATATTGGAATTTTTAATCTGTTACCATTTCCAGCTCTTGATGGAGGAAGATTAATATTTGTTATATTAGAAATATTAAAAATAAAAGTGAATAAAAAAGTAGAAGAAAGAATTCATTATGGTGGAATTATTATTATATTTATGTTGATTATATTTATAACAGCTAATGATTTTATGAATTTGATAAGATAA